From one Marinobacter sp. LV10MA510-1 genomic stretch:
- a CDS encoding MbcA/ParS/Xre antitoxin family protein — protein sequence MTVHNSSHPEKSQADLNRMSVKGLKAVMNILDKWGCSPEQAQAILRLPKATFYRYRSNPDKANLDADQLTRLSYLLNIHQALRTVFENKDNVYQFMSKKNHNPFFNGRAPLAVIETGDFGALYETYKRIDTLRGGV from the coding sequence ATGACTGTGCATAATTCCTCGCATCCCGAGAAATCTCAGGCCGACCTGAACCGCATGAGCGTTAAGGGCTTGAAAGCGGTTATGAACATTCTGGACAAGTGGGGGTGCTCACCAGAGCAGGCCCAAGCCATCCTCCGGCTGCCAAAAGCTACCTTCTACCGATACCGCAGCAACCCAGATAAAGCCAACCTGGATGCTGACCAACTGACGCGACTGAGCTATCTATTGAACATTCACCAAGCCTTGCGCACCGTGTTTGAGAACAAGGACAACGTGTACCAGTTTATGAGCAAGAAGAACCACAACCCTTTCTTCAATGGCAGAGCGCCGTTAGCCGTTATCGAGACTGGCGATTTTGGGGCGCTTTACGAAACCTACAAGCGAATCGATACGCTTCGCGGAGGAGTTTAA
- a CDS encoding nucleotidyltransferase domain-containing protein: protein MSRKLPYKLSDLTAQCDPDAPVPQDIIDWEKAAPVGLEQTVMGSQMDIWEAVLKFQELLSDDVTQLILFGSRARGDYRPDSDANVAALSRGDPDDAIVILLSLSDLAYKVLLSTGVRIRPFLVWETGWCDPESSAQKDTLQNIAREGITLWQA from the coding sequence ATGAGCAGAAAGCTACCGTATAAGCTCAGTGACCTGACTGCCCAGTGTGATCCTGATGCGCCAGTTCCTCAGGATATAATCGACTGGGAAAAAGCAGCTCCGGTTGGTCTTGAGCAAACGGTGATGGGCTCCCAGATGGATATATGGGAAGCGGTTCTAAAATTTCAGGAGCTGCTTTCAGACGATGTCACACAGTTGATTCTTTTTGGGAGCCGGGCGCGCGGCGATTACAGGCCCGACAGCGATGCGAATGTGGCGGCACTGTCCCGCGGAGATCCTGATGACGCTATAGTGATATTGTTGAGCCTTTCTGATCTGGCTTATAAAGTTCTGCTATCAACGGGTGTGCGCATCCGACCGTTCCTGGTTTGGGAAACTGGATGGTGTGACCCTGAGAGTTCTGCACAAAAAGATACCCTGCAGAACATCGCCCGCGAGGGCATTACCCTTTGGCAAGCTTGA
- a CDS encoding 3'-5' exonuclease yields the protein MDERPLLIVDLEATCWENRMAPAGETQSIHNMEIIEFGCALATRAGELLDSQSFLVQPAENPQLSEFCTSLTSIHQSMIEAAPPYSEACRMLDAWLGQPHGDFIWCSWGNYDRLHTLADSKKQGVFPAMMNYPHLNLKRIWRRTTGQKRKNGMVHALEFHGLALEGHHHRGVDDARNMVRLLPFMDWTLEEELLTPPNIAHLKERITSNRVVSIEEMDEAIREKAGRNFE from the coding sequence ATGGATGAACGTCCTCTATTAATCGTTGATTTGGAGGCGACCTGCTGGGAAAACCGGATGGCGCCGGCGGGCGAAACTCAGAGCATCCACAACATGGAAATCATTGAGTTTGGGTGTGCCCTGGCGACCCGGGCTGGCGAGCTTTTGGACAGCCAATCGTTCCTGGTGCAGCCCGCAGAAAACCCTCAGCTCAGTGAGTTTTGTACATCGCTGACCAGTATCCATCAGTCGATGATTGAGGCCGCGCCGCCCTATTCTGAAGCCTGCAGAATGCTCGACGCGTGGTTGGGACAACCGCATGGGGATTTCATCTGGTGCAGCTGGGGCAACTACGACCGCCTACATACCCTGGCCGACAGCAAAAAGCAGGGTGTATTTCCCGCGATGATGAATTACCCCCACCTGAACCTGAAGCGGATCTGGCGCCGAACAACGGGGCAAAAGCGAAAGAATGGAATGGTCCACGCTTTGGAGTTCCACGGCTTGGCATTAGAGGGACATCACCACCGGGGCGTGGACGATGCCCGGAATATGGTTCGGTTACTGCCATTTATGGACTGGACGCTGGAAGAAGAGCTGTTAACCCCGCCCAATATCGCACACTTGAAAGAGCGTATTACTTCGAATCGCGTGGTCAGTATTGAAGAAATGGACGAAGCTATCCGAGAAAAGGCGGGGCGTAATTTTGAGTGA
- a CDS encoding metallophosphoesterase: MISKLTTHRFISRNPNGTDWLCGDLHGQYDALQSTLFEAGFDSAVDRLFLLGDVIDRGPKSKELLAWVLATDYVHCLMGNHELMFVARSLNGQYQDKHRSIGGAWVDCVDVSEQQRLTTECIQQMPLTITLECEHGSLGLVHAQSPADNWQNVQQAAPSDRFAIDCTWPWNRAQGSDQTIAGITAVVSGHIGTADVIQKGNQVWIDTLQQTGNMTLVPVNDIFNWVKRHALDG; the protein is encoded by the coding sequence TTGATTTCTAAGTTAACGACTCACCGTTTTATTTCTCGAAACCCGAACGGCACGGACTGGCTCTGCGGTGACCTGCATGGCCAATATGACGCACTGCAAAGTACTCTGTTTGAGGCAGGCTTTGACTCGGCAGTAGATCGACTTTTTCTGCTGGGTGACGTTATTGATCGTGGGCCAAAATCGAAAGAATTGCTGGCCTGGGTATTAGCCACGGATTATGTGCACTGCCTCATGGGGAACCACGAGCTTATGTTTGTTGCCCGCTCACTCAATGGCCAGTACCAGGATAAGCACCGATCGATCGGAGGTGCGTGGGTCGATTGCGTTGACGTTTCTGAGCAGCAAAGACTGACCACCGAATGCATCCAGCAGATGCCTTTGACGATCACGCTCGAATGCGAGCATGGCAGCCTCGGCTTGGTGCATGCGCAAAGCCCCGCGGATAACTGGCAGAATGTTCAGCAGGCGGCACCGTCTGACCGATTTGCGATTGACTGCACCTGGCCGTGGAATCGGGCCCAGGGATCAGACCAAACCATTGCTGGCATCACAGCCGTTGTGTCTGGGCACATTGGCACCGCTGATGTGATTCAAAAAGGCAATCAGGTTTGGATCGACACGCTGCAGCAAACGGGAAACATGACGTTGGTGCCCGTTAACGATATTTTTAACTGGGTTAAGAGGCACGCATTAGATGGATGA
- a CDS encoding MbcA/ParS/Xre antitoxin family protein: protein MDTVARKKREADEIRVLGTALCKAAEIMGFSEEEAAAVIGHERTSGICDGIDPNSEAGERARMFIRVCRGLHTLVGGNYEHMRHWITTDNRAFGQSPREMMKSCQGLITVLKYLDAMGSRL from the coding sequence ATGGATACGGTAGCACGAAAAAAACGCGAAGCTGATGAGATCCGGGTTCTGGGTACAGCTTTGTGTAAAGCCGCAGAAATTATGGGTTTCAGTGAAGAAGAAGCGGCGGCAGTCATCGGTCATGAACGTACCAGTGGGATCTGTGATGGCATCGACCCAAACTCAGAAGCCGGTGAGCGAGCTCGGATGTTCATTCGGGTGTGCCGCGGGCTGCATACGCTGGTGGGTGGTAATTACGAACATATGAGGCACTGGATAACAACGGATAACCGGGCTTTTGGGCAGTCACCCCGGGAAATGATGAAGAGCTGCCAGGGCCTAATTACGGTGCTTAAATATCTTGATGCTATGGGAAGTCGGCTTTGA
- a CDS encoding SH3 domain-containing protein: MFFTQRFLLKICLIFAFSIIPVSQVNAGFWDNISNVFSGDSDSELSPKSNPVMHVTAKALNVRAQPNTQAKIVGRFIRYQDIYQLTSPNLGWAYVRDRSSQIKGYVSTKYIDQGSGWSAWLRACRATGITRPRNGHVLTKPGYGKHSLVVNNSPGADALVKLKDVSGQTIISMYVRAGQTAKVNVPDGRYQFQYASGKEFSRSCGRFLVDMVASKDPNYQDFVAERRYNGTAYMQQTYTLQRVTGGNFSPRSMNASDF; the protein is encoded by the coding sequence ATGTTTTTTACTCAGCGCTTTTTACTAAAAATATGTCTAATATTTGCCTTTTCAATTATACCCGTTAGTCAAGTAAACGCTGGTTTCTGGGATAACATCTCGAATGTTTTTTCTGGTGATTCTGATTCTGAGTTATCACCCAAGTCGAATCCAGTAATGCATGTTACTGCAAAAGCATTGAATGTGCGGGCGCAGCCGAATACACAAGCAAAAATTGTTGGCAGATTTATCCGTTATCAAGACATTTACCAATTAACAAGCCCGAATCTTGGTTGGGCTTATGTCAGGGATAGAAGTTCGCAGATCAAAGGGTATGTCAGCACTAAATACATTGATCAAGGTAGTGGTTGGTCTGCATGGTTAAGAGCTTGCCGGGCTACTGGAATAACACGACCACGAAATGGTCATGTTTTGACGAAGCCAGGATACGGTAAACACTCTCTAGTTGTGAACAACTCTCCTGGAGCCGATGCACTAGTGAAATTAAAAGATGTGTCCGGACAGACCATAATTTCTATGTACGTTCGAGCAGGGCAGACTGCTAAGGTCAACGTTCCAGATGGGCGTTATCAATTCCAATATGCGTCTGGAAAAGAATTTAGTCGTAGTTGCGGCAGATTTCTCGTTGATATGGTTGCCTCCAAAGATCCAAACTACCAGGACTTCGTCGCTGAACGAAGATACAACGGCACCGCCTATATGCAGCAGACCTACACGCTTCAACGAGTTACAGGTGGTAATTTCAGTCCAAGATCGATGAATGCGAGCGATTTCTGA
- a CDS encoding AAA family ATPase, whose amino-acid sequence MTVKNILEKDESLITGYKVKFFIGGNKFVQKYRVNSVGGGVFFLFLYNSSKLKRGQLTKTGLKQTEILYLFDDISIVKCVEEGQVVKNNKRYHYLVAKFIPGESLQERLERDGALSQYAAVPIAIKILKALSLLHDHKNVVVHNDINLENIWLDYSTDFEIPVLSGFSSACYISDKINGFDLGCLNPFYIAPELYNGVFSPQSDIFAVGALLYHLIIGVPPWYVEIPRYQRGEEEEVEAVEDSRRNRLNFGRSGSSFFIDDSLKAALQKSLSLDVDNRYATAIDFIEDLLGKEQPTATCSSTERGTASRSDGKGAQGFSAIAGMQDLKDILYNDVIRALNEPELYKRYGVTIPNGVLLYGPPGCGKTFIAERFSEEVGFNFLKLKPSDLKSKWVNDTELKIASVFNEAVINAPSIIFIDEFDAVVPSREKNLHEMNASAVNELLTHMSSCSERGVFVIAASNRPEKIDPAILRTGRIDRMVYLPPPDYEARAAMFEIYLENRPIDLSIDYYELAFLTNNYVSSDIKFLVDEASRVALKSKIRITQSMLKSVIDITNPSVSYSEIERYRQLSESFDGL is encoded by the coding sequence ATGACGGTCAAAAATATCTTAGAAAAAGATGAAAGCTTAATTACCGGATATAAAGTTAAATTCTTCATTGGCGGTAATAAATTCGTTCAAAAATACAGAGTTAATTCTGTTGGCGGAGGTGTGTTTTTCCTTTTTCTCTACAACAGCTCAAAGCTAAAGCGAGGGCAACTTACCAAGACAGGCCTTAAGCAAACAGAAATTTTATATTTGTTCGATGACATATCTATTGTTAAGTGTGTCGAGGAAGGTCAAGTTGTTAAGAACAATAAAAGGTATCACTATTTAGTAGCGAAGTTCATACCTGGGGAAAGCCTTCAAGAACGTTTAGAGCGTGATGGGGCTCTTTCTCAATATGCTGCTGTGCCTATCGCAATAAAAATATTGAAAGCTTTAAGCTTGTTGCATGACCACAAGAATGTGGTTGTACATAATGATATAAATCTGGAAAATATTTGGCTAGATTATTCCACTGATTTTGAAATTCCAGTTTTGTCAGGTTTTTCCTCTGCCTGTTATATTTCAGACAAAATTAATGGGTTTGACTTGGGGTGTTTAAACCCTTTTTATATTGCACCCGAGTTATATAATGGTGTTTTTTCGCCTCAAAGTGATATTTTTGCAGTTGGCGCGCTTCTATATCACTTAATAATAGGGGTTCCTCCCTGGTATGTCGAGATTCCAAGATACCAGAGAGGCGAAGAGGAAGAGGTCGAAGCGGTAGAGGATTCTAGACGTAATAGGCTAAATTTTGGGCGTTCTGGCTCGAGTTTTTTTATAGATGACAGCTTAAAGGCAGCATTGCAGAAGTCTTTATCACTTGATGTGGATAATCGTTACGCTACGGCGATAGATTTTATAGAAGATCTTTTAGGTAAAGAGCAGCCTACGGCGACGTGTTCAAGTACAGAAAGAGGAACAGCGTCGCGAAGTGATGGTAAAGGAGCTCAGGGGTTTTCAGCAATTGCAGGGATGCAGGATCTAAAGGATATTTTGTATAATGATGTTATTCGGGCGCTTAATGAACCAGAGCTTTATAAACGTTATGGAGTTACGATACCTAATGGCGTGCTTCTATATGGTCCGCCAGGTTGCGGAAAAACCTTCATTGCTGAGCGTTTCTCCGAGGAAGTAGGGTTTAACTTCTTAAAACTCAAACCTTCTGATTTAAAGAGTAAATGGGTAAATGATACTGAGTTAAAAATTGCCTCCGTTTTTAATGAAGCTGTAATTAATGCTCCATCGATAATATTTATTGATGAGTTTGATGCTGTTGTTCCTAGTCGCGAAAAAAATTTACACGAAATGAACGCCTCTGCTGTTAATGAGCTCCTGACTCATATGTCAAGCTGCTCCGAGAGAGGTGTTTTTGTAATTGCTGCGTCTAACCGGCCTGAGAAAATTGATCCAGCCATTTTGAGAACTGGTCGAATCGATAGAATGGTTTACTTACCGCCTCCAGATTATGAGGCCAGGGCGGCAATGTTTGAGATTTACCTAGAAAATCGTCCAATAGATCTGTCGATAGATTATTATGAATTAGCCTTCTTGACAAATAATTATGTGTCTAGTGACATAAAGTTTTTGGTCGATGAAGCATCTAGAGTAGCATTGAAATCAAAAATTCGTATAACTCAGTCTATGCTGAAATCTGTTATAGATATTACTAATCCATCTGTTTCATACTCAGAAATTGAAAGATATAGACAGTTAAGTGAAAGTTTTGACGGGTTATGA
- a CDS encoding Hsp70 family protein, whose product MSRTKIDYGIDLGTTNSAISRMEQGEAVIKKTDTLADTLPSCVNFNRKKVVRVGESALTALKKERRDAMHRMDSLEVNTFSEFKRTMGSDKGYYSSHLTKDFSSEELSAEVLKTLKSFITDEQIGAIVITVPAKFTINQKDATLRAAIEHAGFNQCELLQEPIAASMAYGLSEDSEDGYWLVFDFGGGTFDAALIKVEDQIMKVIDTEGDNYLGGKTLDEAIVDEIIFPYISERFNLNSILGDDYKKSVFRDGLKEYAEEAKVQLSFKDSHNILTDLEVFPKDDDGDDIELDITLTRDMVGSTIRPIFQKSIDICKDLLERNGLNGKSLNTLLLVGGPTHSSILREMLTEQITKPNVSVDPMTVVSRGAALFASTVSISDDVREKTRDNTKIQLDFGYETTSVEDEEFVTVKMLKEKMTGEIPESVYIEIVRGDEGWSSGKLEVDGIGDVVEVKLMEGKPNAFKVLAYDDKGNLQASEPSEFTIIQGAKVGSATLPFFIGIEIKSKASGRLVFKSIDGLEKNQSTPAIGMADKLTTQKQVRPGLKDDFIKIPLYQGPYGANGTPAINNEHIYDVIISGEDLPRMLPAGSNLKLTVRVDRSERMTLSVYFPALDHTEEIVVPNTTTQKEIGANWLESEIKKARNAIVIVRQEDIVEDKDKISEIEAELDKVKRHFDQNRNDYDRKKDVLESLKPVLNKIDELQMSSEWPKVEQELKEVFYRLEEACEEFNNQNGKALLSQFKTQMPVVIREKDVSLAQDLISSMRSLNLAILDEGLGAQMEVGYLNSFNDEFETLDWLDRERARMVLNQGLRLAVNSPVKEELRQIVIELFRLLPEADKTIVIGDGNELIG is encoded by the coding sequence ATGTCTAGAACCAAAATTGATTATGGTATTGATCTCGGCACAACGAACTCAGCTATCTCAAGAATGGAGCAAGGTGAAGCTGTTATAAAGAAGACTGATACTTTGGCCGATACTCTGCCTTCTTGTGTAAATTTCAATAGAAAGAAGGTTGTCCGTGTTGGTGAGTCGGCACTTACCGCATTAAAGAAAGAAAGAAGAGATGCCATGCATAGGATGGACTCTTTAGAAGTAAATACATTTAGTGAATTCAAGCGAACTATGGGCTCTGATAAGGGATATTACAGTTCCCACTTGACTAAAGATTTTAGCTCTGAAGAGTTGTCTGCTGAGGTTCTTAAAACCTTAAAGTCGTTTATTACTGACGAGCAAATTGGCGCGATTGTAATAACCGTTCCTGCTAAGTTCACCATAAACCAAAAAGATGCAACCTTAAGGGCAGCGATTGAGCATGCGGGGTTTAACCAGTGTGAGCTTTTACAAGAACCCATAGCGGCATCCATGGCGTATGGATTAAGCGAGGATAGTGAGGATGGCTACTGGCTGGTTTTTGACTTTGGTGGAGGCACATTTGATGCTGCTCTGATAAAAGTTGAAGATCAGATAATGAAGGTTATTGATACGGAGGGAGATAATTACCTAGGTGGTAAGACTTTAGATGAAGCTATTGTCGATGAAATAATATTTCCCTATATTTCCGAACGATTCAATTTAAACTCCATATTAGGCGATGATTATAAGAAGAGTGTTTTTAGAGATGGTCTTAAAGAATACGCGGAAGAGGCAAAGGTACAGTTATCATTTAAAGATTCTCACAACATTTTAACTGATTTAGAGGTTTTTCCCAAAGATGATGATGGAGACGATATCGAGTTAGACATTACCCTAACCCGCGATATGGTTGGATCAACTATTAGGCCGATTTTTCAGAAATCCATTGATATATGTAAAGATCTGCTGGAAAGAAATGGATTGAACGGTAAATCTCTTAACACTTTATTGCTCGTAGGTGGCCCTACGCATTCCTCTATTCTGAGAGAAATGCTTACAGAGCAGATTACAAAGCCAAACGTTAGTGTTGATCCGATGACAGTTGTTTCTAGGGGGGCAGCATTGTTTGCATCAACAGTATCTATTTCGGATGATGTCAGAGAGAAAACAAGGGATAATACAAAAATACAATTAGATTTCGGTTATGAGACAACTTCAGTTGAAGACGAAGAGTTCGTTACGGTAAAAATGCTAAAAGAAAAAATGACCGGTGAAATTCCTGAAAGTGTATATATTGAGATCGTTAGAGGTGATGAAGGGTGGTCCAGCGGTAAGCTTGAAGTCGACGGAATAGGTGATGTTGTTGAAGTAAAGCTGATGGAAGGTAAGCCGAATGCGTTCAAGGTGCTGGCTTATGATGATAAGGGTAACTTACAGGCCTCAGAGCCGTCAGAGTTTACCATTATCCAAGGAGCGAAAGTTGGAAGCGCAACACTACCTTTCTTTATCGGTATTGAGATAAAAAGTAAAGCGTCAGGCCGCTTAGTATTCAAAAGCATTGATGGTTTAGAGAAAAATCAAAGTACGCCTGCTATTGGTATGGCTGATAAATTAACAACACAAAAACAAGTTCGCCCCGGATTAAAAGATGACTTTATTAAAATTCCCTTATATCAGGGGCCTTACGGCGCGAATGGAACGCCAGCAATTAATAATGAGCACATTTATGATGTGATAATTTCAGGTGAAGACCTTCCAAGAATGCTTCCTGCCGGTAGCAACCTGAAACTGACAGTCAGAGTGGATAGGTCAGAACGTATGACTCTGTCAGTTTATTTTCCAGCGTTAGATCATACTGAGGAAATAGTGGTACCAAACACTACGACTCAGAAAGAGATTGGTGCTAATTGGCTGGAAAGCGAAATTAAAAAGGCACGAAACGCTATTGTTATTGTTAGGCAAGAAGATATCGTTGAAGATAAGGATAAGATTTCCGAGATTGAGGCTGAGCTTGATAAAGTTAAAAGGCATTTCGATCAAAATAGAAATGACTATGATCGTAAGAAAGACGTACTTGAAAGTTTGAAGCCAGTTTTAAACAAAATTGACGAGCTTCAAATGTCTAGTGAGTGGCCGAAGGTAGAGCAAGAGTTGAAGGAGGTCTTTTATCGATTGGAAGAAGCATGTGAAGAGTTTAATAACCAGAACGGGAAGGCTCTGCTGTCGCAGTTTAAGACTCAAATGCCTGTAGTAATTAGGGAAAAAGACGTAAGTTTAGCCCAAGATTTGATCAGCAGCATGCGAAGTCTCAATTTGGCAATTTTAGATGAGGGGCTTGGTGCCCAGATGGAAGTTGGTTACTTGAATAGTTTTAATGATGAGTTCGAAACTCTTGACTGGCTTGATAGAGAGAGAGCAAGGATGGTTCTTAATCAAGGGTTGCGGTTGGCAGTAAATAGCCCAGTAAAAGAAGAACTCAGGCAAATCGTGATCGAGTTGTTCAGGCTCCTACCTGAAGCTGATAAGACTATCGTTATCGGTGATGGTAATGAGCTGATAGGTTGA
- a CDS encoding CFI-box-CTERM domain-containing protein — MEIIKQNPYRVLGLLANAKERKIQKQISVINRFLEVGKSKTFEYDFKVIGDLKRDLEIVQEAANKIEQVNRKIEYALFWFLESSTFDELAISHLIDGNKEKATDLWERTLKEGVTTKNISSYQNISTIYMASAIVTGQLDLNLLKKGLDLKGKMFSSGYACKFFEIFVDEGLIVDQESIVKTFIDNVILNVERFLGRNKFRKAKTIINLFSSYPAYVNKYLVGKYLDEPIKQLQSQIEECKIKRKNNNAESDIVGIKLYSSSKDQVEFLKELLGKADMKYQMAVDSLADEIMQCSIDYFNEWRDSETNDPGAKALKVAELAKLLEPTGRIKQKINDNYNVIKEWVDDLPERELQKRLSGLIDEIMHQINIFDESAITKDFLIKFLVSTKPKLNEIKDILGSSDEFYLKICDGVVSRVRGGAVEIFNTSQQDVINGKLQLQSFKVIVVSLTRLEKDLLDYDMTDEVRSRIREDINTVSSTEFQVDSAIKKSSGGCYIATMAYGDYEHPQVVRLRKYRDEVISKSFAGRVFIKIYYILSPKLVCLLKDASIVNTLIRATLDKCIKVIDK; from the coding sequence ATGGAAATAATAAAGCAAAACCCATACCGAGTTTTAGGATTGCTAGCGAACGCTAAAGAGCGGAAAATTCAAAAGCAGATATCAGTCATAAATAGATTTCTTGAAGTAGGGAAGTCGAAAACGTTCGAATATGACTTCAAAGTCATAGGTGACTTAAAAAGAGATCTAGAGATTGTTCAAGAAGCAGCAAACAAGATAGAGCAAGTGAACAGGAAAATAGAATATGCTTTGTTTTGGTTTTTAGAATCGAGTACCTTCGATGAATTAGCTATAAGTCATCTGATCGATGGAAATAAAGAAAAAGCGACTGATTTGTGGGAAAGAACCCTAAAAGAGGGTGTGACTACTAAAAACATATCCTCATATCAAAATATTTCAACTATCTATATGGCATCCGCTATTGTCACCGGCCAGCTAGACCTTAATCTTTTGAAGAAAGGTCTGGATTTAAAAGGGAAAATGTTCAGTTCAGGCTATGCCTGCAAGTTTTTTGAAATATTTGTAGATGAAGGGCTGATTGTAGATCAAGAATCTATTGTTAAGACGTTTATTGATAATGTTATACTAAATGTTGAGAGATTTCTTGGTAGAAATAAATTTCGAAAAGCGAAAACAATAATAAATTTATTTTCAAGTTATCCAGCTTATGTAAATAAATATTTGGTTGGGAAGTATTTAGATGAGCCGATTAAACAGTTACAATCTCAAATAGAAGAGTGCAAGATAAAAAGAAAAAACAATAATGCTGAATCAGATATTGTTGGAATAAAGCTATATTCCTCGTCTAAGGATCAAGTAGAGTTTTTGAAAGAGCTGCTAGGAAAAGCTGACATGAAATATCAAATGGCAGTTGACAGCTTAGCTGATGAAATAATGCAATGCTCTATTGATTACTTCAATGAGTGGAGGGATTCTGAGACCAATGATCCGGGGGCGAAGGCATTAAAAGTTGCAGAGCTGGCGAAGTTATTAGAGCCCACGGGCAGGATTAAACAAAAAATTAATGATAATTACAATGTAATAAAAGAATGGGTTGATGACCTGCCAGAAAGAGAATTGCAGAAAAGGTTATCTGGACTTATTGACGAGATAATGCATCAAATAAATATATTTGATGAATCGGCGATAACTAAAGACTTTCTGATAAAGTTCTTAGTTAGCACTAAGCCGAAATTGAACGAGATAAAGGATATACTTGGATCGAGCGACGAATTTTATTTGAAAATTTGTGACGGTGTTGTTTCTAGAGTTAGAGGCGGGGCGGTAGAAATATTTAACACTAGTCAGCAAGATGTTATTAATGGGAAGCTGCAGTTACAGTCATTCAAGGTTATTGTGGTAAGCCTCACGCGATTAGAGAAAGATCTTCTAGATTATGATATGACTGATGAAGTCCGAAGCAGAATAAGAGAAGATATAAATACAGTATCGAGTACAGAGTTCCAAGTGGATAGTGCTATCAAAAAATCATCTGGAGGATGTTATATTGCAACCATGGCGTATGGTGATTATGAGCATCCCCAGGTTGTAAGGTTGAGAAAATATAGGGATGAAGTTATTTCAAAATCATTTGCCGGGCGTGTATTTATAAAGATTTATTATATATTATCTCCAAAATTAGTGTGCTTGTTAAAGGATGCATCTATTGTGAATACACTCATTCGCGCGACACTGGATAAATGCATCAAGGTGATAGACAAATGA